The sequence below is a genomic window from Methanoculleus sp. 7T.
TGATCCGAAGCAGTTTGCCGATCAGGCGGATCTGATTAAAGTATTGGCACGTGACCTCCGGAAGCGCATCGTCGTGCGCCCGAACATCCTCGAGGACCCCGAGCGGGCGGCCCAAGAGATCAGGGCCGTTGTGCCGGAGAATGCAGGGATATCCGACCTCTTCTTCGACCCGGAGACCGGCGAGGTCCTCATCGAGGCGGAGAAGCCGGGCGTGGTCATCGGCAAGAACGGCGTAACGCTCCGGGAGATCACAAAGCAGATCGGCTGGACGCCGAAGGTGGTCCGGACACCGCCTATCGAGAGTTCGACGGTGAAGCAGATCCGGACGTTTCTGCGTTCGGTGAAGGATGAGCGGAAGGCGTTCTTGCGAAAGATCGGCCACCGCATCCATAGAGAGGTCACGAGCAAAGACCAGTGGCTGCGGGTCACCACGCTCGGATGCTGCCGTGAGGTCGGTCGCGCTGCGTTCCTGATCTCAACGCCGGAGAGTAAGATCCTCGTGGACTGCGGCGAGAAGCCGGGCAGCGCTGCGAACGGGACGCCCTATCTCTACGTGCCCGAGATCTATCCCCTCGACTCGCTCGACGCGGTGGTGCTCACCCACGCGCACCTCGACCACTGCGCTCTCGTCCCCCTTCTCTTCAAGTACGGCTATGAGGGCCCGGTCTACTCGACCCCGCCGACGAGGGACCTCTCGGCGATGCTTCAACTCGACTACTTGGACGTCGTCAGGAAGGAGACGGATAAGATTCCCTACACCTCGAGCGAGGTGAAGACTTACATAAAGCACTCCATCACCCTCAACTACGGCAGCGTGACCGATATCGCTCCCGATATCAAACTCACCTTCCATAACGCGGGGCACATCCTCGGGTCGGCAGTCGCGCACTTCCACATCGGAGAGGGCCTCTACAACATCGCATTCACCGGGGACTTCAATTATCAGAAGACCAGGCTCTTCTCCCCGGCGGTCTCGTCGTTCCCCCGCCTAGAGGCTCTCTTCATGGAGAGCACCTACGGCGGATCGAACGATATCCAGCCGCAGCGCAAAGATGCGGAGGAGAAACTCTACGAGACGGTCTCGACGACGCTCCAGCGCGGCGGCAAGGTGATCATTCCTGCGTTCGCCGTCGGGCGGTCGCAGGAGGTCATGCTCGCCCTCGAGGAGGGGATTCGAAGGCAGAAGATACCCCCGGTGAAGATCTACCTCGACGGGATGATCAAGGAAGCGACGGCGATCCACACCACCTACCCGGAGTACCTGAACAACGACCTCCGGAACCAGATCTTCCGCGAGGGGTTGAACCCCTTCCTGGCCGACGCCTTTGTCCAGGTGGACTCGCCGGTTCTCCGCGAGCAGGTGGTCTCGGGCGAACCCTGCGTCATCATCACCACGAGCGGTATGGTCAACGGCGGGCCGGTGATGGAGTACCTTAAGGCTCTCGGTCCCGACGAGCGCAACGCACTGGTCTTCGTCGGGTATCAGGCTGAAGGGACGCTCGGGCGGCGTATCCAGAAAGGGTGGCGTGAGATCCCGCTCGGATGGCGCGAGACGATCGTGATCAACCTCGAGATAGCCACCATCGACGGGTTCTCGGGCCACTCCGACCGGAAGCAGCTGATGAACTACGTCGCTCATCTTCAGCCGCGTCCGGAGAAGATCTTTACCATTCACGGCGATGAGAACAAGACCATCGACCTTGCCAGTTCCATCTACAAGCGGTACCGTATCGAGACCCACTCTCCCATGAACCTCGAGACCTACCGCATGATCTAGGGATGTCTCGGAACCTGCCCATTCTCCTCGGGGTATTCGTGGTGATGGCGCTCTCCAACGCCGTCGTCCCGGTTCTTCCCGATTTCGGAGAGGGGGCGGCAATGCAAGGGGCGGTCTACGCCGCATACTTTTTTGGCGCGTTTGTTGCGGTGCTCCCGGCAGGGATAGCGAGCGACCGGATCGGCCGCGTGCCGCTCATTCGTGCCGGGCTTCTCCTGACCCTCATAAGCGGGGTTCTCATCCTGCTCTTTCCCTCGGGCCTCCCGCTCCTCATCTTCCGCGTGGTCGAGGGGGTTGGGGCCGGGCTCTTCCTCTCGGCGGCGCTTGCGTGGGCGAACTCGCACCCGTCGTCAGGGCAGATCAGCGGCTACGTCATGGCGGCCCAGAACCTCGGTCTGGTTGCCGGGCTCCTTGCCGCCGGATGGCTTGACGCAGTCTTCGAGAGCCATCTTGCAGGAATCGCCCTCTTTACGGTGTTCGCCGTCCCTGCACTCGGGATGAGCGTCGTGGTCAGGGAGAGCGGTCATGGGGGGTTTGCGAAGGCCGACCTCCCGGCAATCGTCAGGAACTACTTCTGGCTCTTTGCAGCGGCAGCCGTCCTTGTGGGCATGACGGGAGCGGTAGCGGCCATCTATCCGGGATACACGGGGAGCGACCCGTCGCTCCTTGCCCTCCAGTTAGCGACGATCAACATCGCGACCGTCGTTGCCGTGCTCATCGCACCCCGTGTCGCCCTCCGGCCGGTTCCGACCATCCAGGTCTCCTCGATTCTCATGGCCGGGGCGGTCGCGGCGGGTTACTTCACACCCTATGCCCTCCCGGTCATCGGCGGCCTTGCGGGCGTGATCATCGTCGCAATACTTGCGTTCCTTGCCGAGACGAGGATCCAGCAGGGTGTGATGGCCGGGCTCTTCAACACCGCGACCTACGCCGGATTCACATTCCTTGCCGCCTTTGCCGGACTGGCTGCGGGAGAACTCGGTTTCCCGACCGCGTTTCTCCTGCTTGCCGTGATGGCGGCGGTGATGGCGTTTACCGTCGGCGGGTGCCGATGCGAGTATCGCGGGTGACCCGAAGCGCATTTCATATTACTATCCCCATCATAGGATCACCGCATGAAGTTGCTGATCAACGGCGAGCGGCGCGACTCGGTCTCCGGGAAGGTGTTTACGGTGCGTAATCCCGCCACAGGGGATGTGGTCGGTGAGGCGCCGCTCGGGGGAGAGGACGACGTCCGACACGCCGTGGAGGCTGCCGGCGAGGCGTTCGCGGACTGGTCCGCAAAAAACCCGAGGGACAGGGCGAAGATTCTCTTCTTCGCCGCAGAAGAGGTGCGCCGCAGGAACACGGAACTCGGGTCGCTCCTGACCGCCGAGCAAGGGAAGCCCATCCGGGAAGCGGTCGACGAGATCAACGGGTTTGCGAACATCCTCGAGTACTACTACGCTCTCTCCGCGGGTGAGCGGGGGGAGTACCTGAACCTCCGGGGTTACGGTCGAACCCTTGTCCGGAGACGCCCGCTCGGTATTTGCGGCGCGATCATCCCTTGGAACATGCCGGCGATCATCATGGGCTGGAAGATCGGGCCGGCCCTGACGGCAGGGAATACCTTGGTCCTGAAGCCGGCAGGGACCGCTCCGCTGACCTGTGGGAAACTTGCGGAGATCCTCGAGGGTGCGGGGCTTCCGCCGGGCGTCCTGAACGTCGTCACCGGGCCGGGGGAGACGGTCGGCCGTGAGATCGCGAGGAACCCGGGCATTCGGAAGGTCTCGTTCACCGGCGAGGTCGGGACCGGCCGGCAGGTCGCCATGGACGCCGCGCCTGCGCTGAAGCGGCTCACGCTGGAACTCGGAGGAAGTGATCCGATGATCGTCTGCGACGATGCCGATATTCCGATGGCGGTCGAGGGCGTCATCAGGGGGCGGTTCTACAACTGCGGCCAGACCTGCACTGCGGTGAAGCGTCTCTACGTCTACGAGTCGATCGCGGACGAGTTTATCCGGCGCCTCACGGCGAGGGTCGAGGGGATTGTGGTCGGGAACGGCATGGAACGCGGCGTCACCATGGGCCCGCTGAACAACCAGGCAGGCCTCGAGCGGGTCGTGCGCCAGGTGGATACGGCCCGGGAGCGGGGAGAGGGGGAGATCATCGCAGGCGGTCTGGCTCCTCGAGGGGAGAACTACGAGCACGGGTTCTTCTTCCTGCCGACGCTCATTGCCGGGGTCCCGCACGACTCCGTCCTCTTCTCGGAGGAGGTCTTCGGCCCGGTGCTGCCGATTGCCACCGTCACGGGCCTCGATGAGGCGCTTGAGCGGGCGAACGACAGCCGCTACGGCCTTGGGGCATCGGTATGGACCCGAAGCGCGGACGTAGTCGTCCGGGCGACCGAGGAACTCGAAGCAGGGATCGTCTGGGTCAACCAGCACCTGCGCACCCCTCCGGAGGTGCCGTTTGGGGGGACGAAGGAGAGCGGTATCGGGAGAGAGAACGGTTCCCGTGCGCTTGACGAGTACACGGAAGAGAAGTCCGTGCTCATACGGCTGTAAGGACTCTGCTCCCTTTGGAAGCGGATCCCTCCCCGCCCCCTATGTTGCCGGAAGAGAGGCCTCTCTTCCGGCGGAGCACCGGCTTAAGGACGGACCTGCGAGCCCTGCACCGTCTCTGGAGCCTGTTCGAACATTTTTTGGGATCTATAGCAAATCGAGGGTCCGTTCTGCAATCAGGGCTTCTATTGAAATTATAGCAACGTTTATATAATATACAACGTATCATTCAACCCTCCCAAGGGGGGATAAAAGTATGAGACGATGGATAGCTCTATGCACATGCATTCTCGCCCTTCTGGCGATGCCGTTTGCTGTGACGGCGGCAGTAGTGGGAGACGAGAATGCGACGACGACGCCCGGGGATCAGACCGGGCAGATGGATAATCAGACAGCAGATTTGACAATCGCTGCCTATATAGCCCAGGATCAGAACCTGACGAGGCTGGCTGAAGCGCTCGATGTGACAGGACTCTATGACGCCCTGGATACGGGAGGACCCTACACGGTCTTTGCCCCGAGCGACGAAGCGTTCAATGCTCTTGGCAACGAGACTGTGAACCGGCTCTTCAACGAGACGGGGAACCTTACGATGGTTCTTCAGTACCACGTTGTTGAGGGCGAGTACACCTCAGCAAACCTCACCAGCATGGCTGAGAACCAGACCGGACAGCAGAACCAGACCGGGAACCAGTCTGACGACGGTATCTCCGATATCCTCGGCGGGCTCTTCGGTGATGAGAACCAGACCGGGAACATGACGACGCTGCAGACGCTCTATGGCGAGAGCCTGAACGTCACCGTCAGCGACGGCGAGATCATGGTCGAGAACGCCACCGTTACTATGAAGGACATCAACACGACCAACGGTGTGATCCACATCATCGACCAGGTGCTGGTGCCTCCGGACTTGAATCTGACCGTATCCGAGAACCAGACCGAGATGGCGGGCAACGCGACAGCGGCCTGAAGCACCGGGGAGAAACTAGGACGGATGGCTGTCGAGAGGTCCCCGGATACTGCCGGGGACCTCTCGGCGGCCTTTTTTGGCTACGCGAATCCTATTTTTCAGAGAGACCCTCCCGGTTCCGCTCCGGACCATGGAGAACAAGCCATGTCCGCTTGGGAGATCACTGCTATCTTTTTGGTGCGATCGGCGAACGTGCGGATCATGGCTGAACGTGTCGGGAAAATGGTGTATATGCTCGCTCCTTTTCAGATATGGCCGTTTAAGAAAAATTATAGTAATGTTTTTATATTACATTGATTATTCATCTGTCTGCAAGGGGGGATATGCATGAAACGACCTTTACTGTTCAGTTTGTGCATCGTTCTTCTCCTCTCACTCGCTGCCGCAGGTACGGCAGTCCAGATTGGGGAAGGGCCTGTCACACTGGATCCTGATGAGTATGTGAACATTACACCGGTAAACAGCACTGAAGCGTATGAGGTGCCGCAGGCGACCGTGCTCGGAGCGCTTGATGTAGCCTCGGTCCTCGGAGCGTTTGATTACCAGGTCACTGCAGACCTGCCTCCGGAAGAGGGGAATCTCAGTGTTACTTCGATTGCAGGCATTGAGAACGAGATGAGAAATGAGACCCCGTACGCATGGGCGTACTGGGTGAACGGCGAGGAGGGCACGACCGGGCCAGCGGTGGCGAACGTGACCGACGGCGACAACGTGACCTACTCCTATGGGCCTCAGGGTCATTCTATTGAGAACGCCACATATACGCTGGCGATCTACGTGAGCGTGCCCGGGGCGGCCGTGAACGTTACCCCGGCACCGACGGAGAACGTTACCCCGACACCGACGGAGAACGTTACCCCGACGCCGACGATGAACGTGACCCCGACTACTGAAGCGAACGTCACGATCGCCTCGCCGGAGGAGGGTGCCAGCGTTGCCGCGGGGAACGTCACGGTGAGCGTGAACGTCACGAACTTCACGCTGGTCGAGCCCACGGGGCAGCCGAACGCCCCGGGTGAAGGCCACCTGCACTACTACCTCGATGCCGTAGTGCCGACGAACGCGAGCGCGCCCGCCATCCCGGAGACCGGCGGGTATGTCGTCTCCACGAACACCTCCTATACCTGGGAGAACGTGACGCCGGGTGCGCACAACCTCTCGGTCCAACTGGTCAATAACGACCACACGCCGCTCATCCCGCTCGTCTTCGACATGGTGAACGTCACGGTCGGCGGTGTGACTCCGACACCTACGGTGAACGTGACGCCGACACCTACGGTGAACGTGACGCCGACACCTACGGTGAACGTGACGCCGACACCTACGGTGAACGTGACGCCGACACCTACGGTGAACGTGACGCCGACACCTACGGTGAACGTGACGCCGACACCTACGGTGAACGTGACGCCGACACCTACGGTGAACGTGACGCCGACACCTACGGTGAACGTGACCGATGAGATCATCGCAGGGCTTTCGGGAGAGGAGAATCTGACGACGTTCACCGAAGTCTTGAACAAGTCTACCGTTGACCTGAGGCTTGATGCGAACGGAACGTATATCGTATGCGCCCCGACCAACGTCGCGTTTGACAGCCTGGGCAACGAGACGCTCTCGGCCATCGTGAACGATACGGCGCTCCTTGACAGCGTCCTTGAGTATCACATCATCGAGGGGAACTACACGCTTGACGAACTCGTGATGATGTGCCAGAATGCAACCGACGGCAAAATTTCATTGCCGACCGTTGAAGGGTCGGATGTGAATGTCTCGTTCACCGATGGCGGGCAACTGGTCATCAACAACGTTGCTGTCGTGACCCAGATCAAGATCACGAACAACATCATCGTCTACGTGATCAGCGGCGTCCTGATTCCACCAGGCGCCCCGATCCCGACACCGACGCCCACCCCATCACCGACGATGAACGTAACTCCGACGCCGACGATGAACGTAACGCCGACGCCGACGATGAACGTAACGCCGACGCCGACAACGAACGTAACTCCGACACCGACAACGAACGTAACTCCGACACCGACGATGAACGTGACGCCGACGCCGACAACGAACGTGACGCCGACACCGACGATGAACGTGACGCCGACACCTACGGTGAACGTGACGCCGACGCCGACAACGAACGTGACGCCGACACCGCCGCCGGCGGAGGGCATAGACCTCCAACTCTACACCGGCTGGAACTTCGTCTCTATCCCAAGACCGCTCTCCGAGGGTAACAACACCGCGATAGATGTCTTCGGAGAGGTCGATACCGGCGGACGGCCGATCTACACCCACTCCCCGGAGGCCGGCTTTGAGCCTCTGGATGCGAATGCGACACTAGAAGTCCTTGAAGGATACTGGGTCTATTCGAACGAGTCCACGACCGTGCGGCTGAACCTCAGCACCGACCCGGTGGCGACCCCTGCATCCAAGGCACTGGCTCCGGGATGGAACGCCATCGGCTACTCCGACCTGACCCCGTCGACCGCGAATGAGACGCTCGCGTCGGTGGAAGGCAACTGGGTCTATGTCGTCGGCTACGACGCACAGAACCAGAGCTACCGGCCGGCGCTCATCAACGATCAGATGGGTGCCCGGGGTGAGAACCAGAAGCTCTTCCCGACCGAAGGCTACTGGCTGTTCGTGCGCGAAGATGGCACACTGGCTGCCATCAGCGCCTAACCCTTTTTTGATGGTCCGGATGTCGAGACCTCTTCCGTGACAATACCGTACGAAGAACAGTTTTCCTGATCGGTTGGAGACATTATGTTGCAGAGAGGCGTAAGGGACCGGTAGACAGGTCTTTCGCTCGGTGACCTTTGGGTCGTGCCCCAGAACTCGTCTGCGGTCCGATAGATCCCAAAAATGAGGGCCTCACGGGAAGGCGGTCTGCGTCCCGCCTCCCTCCGGACAGCCCGTATTTACAGAGAGGTGGATGCGGTCTCCGCCCTCTCGTCCGTGCCCTGCCGGCCGAACCGGTCCATCAGGGAGAGGACCGCCGGCATGACCAGGATCGCACCAAGGAGCGAGAACCCGACCGTGATGACCGTCACGATGCCGAAGTTGCTGATGATGTTGAACGTCGAGAGGAGCAACGCCGAGAACCCGAAGACCGTCGTCATCCCGGATACCGTGATGGCCGTCCCGATCTTCTGCACAGCCTGCTGAATCGCCTCGTACCGCTCCTTCCCGCGTCTCCGCTCTTCTTGGAACCGCTCCATGATCAGGATGGTATACTCCGAGGCCACCCCGATCGTCATCGACCCGAGCACCGCGGTCAGCGGTGTGTAGTCGAGGCCGAGCAGGTACATGATCGCTCCGTTCCAGCCCACGATGAAGATGATCGGGATGACCGGAGAGACCGCAGTCAACTTCCGGTAGACGAGGAGCAGGAAGACGAAGATCATCCCGAACCCGAGGACCGTCATCGTCGTCTTACTCTCAGAGATGTCGGTCATCAGGTTGGTGAACATCTCGATCATTCCAGTCGGCGTCGCAGTGATCCCCGGGGGCGGGTTCTTCCACGCAACGTCGCTCCTCATCCGGTCCACGAGCGAGAGGGCGACCTCGTTCTCCATCTCTACGAGGCCGAACTCGATGACCGTCTCGGTGTCGCCGTTCAGATAGGGCTTCTTCGTCTCCTCAGGGATGCGCTCCAGGACCTCGGCGACCTCCTGCTGGGTCGTCGGCATCCGGCCGCCGTTGTACTGGATCAGGTAGGTGACGATACTCGTGGCCGATGTGATCTTTTCGTTGTTGGCTACCTCGTAGTCCTCGAACTCCTTCATCCACGTCAACGTATCCAGATTCGTGACGCCGTCGCCGCGGATGTAGAGCGGCAGGGTATCCGTCGACCCCATGGTGCGCCGCATCTTCTGCAGGTCGACGACCGCGGGCATATCGTCGGGGACGAACGTCTCTTCGTCCGAGTTGATGGGAATCGTGGCGTCGAGCTGCACGCCGACGAGCGCGACCATCCCGAGCACCAAGAGGATCGGGACCGGGTGTTTTGCGATCTTTCCTGCAACGCCGCCGAGGAACCGGTCGTATGCCTCCATGCTGGAGCCGGTGGAAGCGTTACCCTCTGCTTTCGGGCGATACTTGACCAGCATGCCGAACGTCGGGACGATAATCAAGGCCGAGATGTAGCAGAAGATAACTCCCATGACGCAGACCATCCCGAAGTCGCGGACCATCGGCACGGGAGAGATCCACATGGCGATGAACCCAAGCGACGTTGCAATCATTGCATACAGGATTGCGGGACCTGAGTTCCGGATGGTTGTTATCGCCGCTTCCTGGATCGAGGAATGCCGTGCCTCCTCGTCGAACCGTGATTGGAACTGGATGGCGTAGTCGATCCCGATCCCGATCAGCACCGGGAACGCACCGATCACGACCATGCTGATCGGGATTCCGACAAGTCCCATGGTGCCGAAGGTCAGGATAAGTCCCGTCCCCACCACGAAGACCGGCAGGAACCGGTAGCGGACGTGTCCGAAGAGGAGGCCCACGGCCAGCACCATGAGGAGCATGGCGGCGCCGATCAGCACGCCCATCGAGTCGTTGATCTCCTCCCCCATCTGCTTGGCGAACGCAGGCGATCCGGTCACGGTCACCTTGACGCCGGGGGGTGCATCCGAGAAACTGATGCGCGACTCGATGTTGTCGAGGACCTGGTCTCGGGTATCTTTGGAGACGCCAGGTGTGAGGGTGACGACGCTGATCGTCATCATATTGGACGGGAGGTACCGGGAGAGGAGTTCCGGCGGCACCCGTTCCTTTGCCATGATGATCTCCGCCTCGGACGCAGGTAGCGCGCCGCCGTTCACCTGCTTCACCATATCGATGATGCTCACGGTTCCGGCGACGTACTCCTCACGACCGATCTCGGTCTGGAGCTGGTCTATGTAAGCGAGGACATCGGTATCGAGGACATCGTCGCACTCGACGAGCAACATGATCGAATCGGACTTGAATGTGTCCAGGTACTTATCGAGCAGGGCACCGCGAGGAGTATTCTTATCGATGTAGGTATCTCTCCCCGTCTCCATGGTGGTCTGGCCCATACCATAGAGTGCGATGATAAAGACGAGAAGGAAGATCGCGGCGACTGCCACCGGCCGCCGCGTGATACTCTCGCCGATTAGTTGGAATGGTGATCTCACGCTCTGCCTCCGTTTTTGTATATATCTCTGCCGCACGGTGATAAATCATTTGTTGCGAACGAGACAACAACTTGGTCGTCAGGCCGTCGGTCCGGCGACGGTCGGAACCGGGGGCCGGCCGCCGGAGAACGGGCCTATTGTATATTTGGTATATTATATAACAGTATTACTAAAAATCATTGAGTGGTGTTTACCGTATCGGAGGTTCTACTATCTTTGAACTGCTGATCGGGTGATGGCGGATCGTGGGCATGTATTATATAGGTGCGGTTCGGTGTATCGAGACCGGTGATGCGCAATCGGACCCGGTAGGCCTGGGGCGAAAGACCCATGGGATGCTCTCCGCGGCAAGCACGCCGATTATCCTCTGAGAGCGGTCATAGGGAGGGATGATGTCTATAACCACTACATCGACTCTACGCAGAAGGCCCTCTATGCGCGTTCTCTTCCTCTCGGAGAGGACTTCACTGTTCTTGATTTCGGGTGCGGGAACGGCAGGTGGGCGCTCTGGTTCGCCCCGCAGGTGGACCGCGTCGTCGGGGTCGATCTCTCGCCCGAAATGGTGAGAGCGGCGCGGGGGTTTACGTCAGATCAGGGAATCGAGAACGTCGATTTTGTTGTTCTCGACGATAAGACGCCCCCGTTTCCCGAAAACTCCTTCGACGTGGTTAACTGCGTCTGGGTCCTCAAGTACATCCTCTCCGATGCCGAGGCGGCCACGACCATCGCGGAACTCTCGCGCGCGACGAAACCCGGCGGGTATGTCGCCCTCATCGAGCAGGTGAACCGGTCGCGGGACCTCTTCGTCGAGAACGAGGGCTATTTCCAGGGGCAGGCGCTCTACCGGACGCCCGAATTTTACATCGACGCGTTCGGAGAGTGCGGTATGCGTCTCCGGCATCATGCCATAACCAACGCCTCGCCTCTCTTCTGGGCTTATTCGCGGCTCCGGAGGCTTATCGGTGCTCCGCCCGGCACTGGGCCGCCACGGCGCATCACGGCGGTCAGCGTTCACGGGGACCTCTTGGCCGGGCGGGTTATGAGGTTCCGGAGCGGCCACCACTTCTTCCTGTTTCAGAAGCAGGAGGAGCCGGTGAACTACGGCCGATAGCGGCGCCTGAACAGGTTTCTGTCCAGGGTCGTCCCGATGATACGGCAATCCAAGGGTGCCCTCGCTCCCGGCCGGCATCATCCCTGACACAAAATCGTCAACCGCTGGATAACTGTCATTTTCGTAAAAGAACTTAGTAACATTTTTATTCACCTAGAGCTATGGGGCGGGCGTGTGTCCCGCATGGCGGGATGCAGTCAAAAGGTGGTGAGAAGTATGCCAGAAGAAAGACCCTCTGTTAGAGGCGGACAGGCCTCTGCAGCACAGGCTGCATCTGTTGAAGCGTTGAGTGCATCTGCATTCCAGAAGTATCTTCACGGCATAGATTACCCTGCAGGAAAGCAGGACCTGATCAACCATGCCCGGAAGAACAACGCACCCAGTGCGGTGATCCAGGTCCTCGAGATGTTCGAGGACAAGACATTCCATTCCGCAGCGGATGTGAGCCAGGAGTTCGGCAGGGTCAAATGACCCTGCTACCTTCGGCTATTTAGGCACGTCCTTGCACCGACCGGCCCCGGCGGACCTCTCCTCGGGGCATCCCGAGCGATGGCGTGACGGCCGGGGCGGCCGGCGGGAACATGGCACTGGTAAAGCTACGATAGGATCTTCGGCGAGGATCGGGAGTCCGCATACCTGAGATACGGCTGTTCATAGAACCGGAATTTGCGACCTTGTCCTTACCAAGGATGCGCTCCGTATAAATCTGATTTTCTGATGCGCGCCGACGCGGGACTCGAACCACAGATGGTCGCAGAAGAGAGAATGCGAGGAGCCGGATTCGAACCGGCGAACTCCTACGAGACTAGGCCCTGAACCTAGCGCCTTTGACCTGGCTTGGCAACCCTCGCGCCTAATACTGTAGTATCTTCACCAAAATAAAGGTAATTACTCCCCGCACTTCTTGGAACCGTGGGAGTTGTTGTCCATGAACCGTTTCATCTCTATCTCGCGGAGTTCATGCCGCTTGATCTTGCCGGAGATCGTCTTCGGGAGAGATTCTACGAACTCGACCGCGCGGGGATACTTGTAGGGCGCCGTCACCCGCTTGACATGCTTCTGGATATCCTTGACCAGGGATTCCGAGGGCCGGTACCCGGGTTTGAGGATGATGAAAGCCTTGACGATCAGCCCCCGGATCACGTCCGGCGACCCGACGACCGCCGCCTCCTGCACGGCGGGGTGCTCCATGAGCGCGCTCTCCACCTCGAACGGCCCGATCCGGTAGCCGGAGGACTTAATGACGTCGTCGTCGCGGCCGATGAACCAGAAGTAGCCGTCCTGATCCATGCACGCCTTATCGCCGGTGTAGTAGAACCCGTTCTGGAAGACCCTGCGGTTCTCCTCTTCGTTGTTGAGGTAGCCGCGGAAGAGCCCGACCGGGCGCGGGTCCAACTTGACCGCGATCCTCCCCTCCTCACCGACGCCGACCGGGTTTCCATCGTCGTCGTGGAGTTCGATATGCCATCCCGGCGCCGGTCTCCCCATGGAACCGGGTTTGCATTTCATGCCTGCGAACGTCCCGATGCAGAGCACCGTCTCGGTCTGGCCGTAACCCTCGTAGATCGTTCTGTTCGTTCCCTCCCGCCATGCCCGAATCACCTCGGGGTTGAGCGGTTCGCCTGCGCTGCAACAGTGCCGGAGGTCGGCAAGGTCGAACTTGTCGAGGTCGGCGAGGATCAGCATCCGGTAGATGGTCGGAGGACAACAGAAGGTCGTGACCCCGTATCTCTCCAGCAGGGGCAGGATCTCGGTGGCGTGGAACCGGCCCCGGATGTCGTAGACGAAGATGCATGCGCCGACGATCCACTGGCCGTAGAGTTTCCCCCACGCGCTCTTGCCCCAGCCGGTATCGGAGATCGTCAGGTGAAGGTCGTTCGGGTGCAGGTCGTGCCACAGCTGCCCGGTGACGAGATGCCCAAGGGGATAGGA
It includes:
- a CDS encoding efflux RND transporter permease subunit, giving the protein MRSPFQLIGESITRRPVAVAAIFLLVFIIALYGMGQTTMETGRDTYIDKNTPRGALLDKYLDTFKSDSIMLLVECDDVLDTDVLAYIDQLQTEIGREEYVAGTVSIIDMVKQVNGGALPASEAEIIMAKERVPPELLSRYLPSNMMTISVVTLTPGVSKDTRDQVLDNIESRISFSDAPPGVKVTVTGSPAFAKQMGEEINDSMGVLIGAAMLLMVLAVGLLFGHVRYRFLPVFVVGTGLILTFGTMGLVGIPISMVVIGAFPVLIGIGIDYAIQFQSRFDEEARHSSIQEAAITTIRNSGPAILYAMIATSLGFIAMWISPVPMVRDFGMVCVMGVIFCYISALIIVPTFGMLVKYRPKAEGNASTGSSMEAYDRFLGGVAGKIAKHPVPILLVLGMVALVGVQLDATIPINSDEETFVPDDMPAVVDLQKMRRTMGSTDTLPLYIRGDGVTNLDTLTWMKEFEDYEVANNEKITSATSIVTYLIQYNGGRMPTTQQEVAEVLERIPEETKKPYLNGDTETVIEFGLVEMENEVALSLVDRMRSDVAWKNPPPGITATPTGMIEMFTNLMTDISESKTTMTVLGFGMIFVFLLLVYRKLTAVSPVIPIIFIVGWNGAIMYLLGLDYTPLTAVLGSMTIGVASEYTILIMERFQEERRRGKERYEAIQQAVQKIGTAITVSGMTTVFGFSALLLSTFNIISNFGIVTVITVGFSLLGAILVMPAVLSLMDRFGRQGTDERAETASTSL
- a CDS encoding fasciclin domain-containing protein, with product MKRPLLFSLCIVLLLSLAAAGTAVQIGEGPVTLDPDEYVNITPVNSTEAYEVPQATVLGALDVASVLGAFDYQVTADLPPEEGNLSVTSIAGIENEMRNETPYAWAYWVNGEEGTTGPAVANVTDGDNVTYSYGPQGHSIENATYTLAIYVSVPGAAVNVTPAPTENVTPTPTENVTPTPTMNVTPTTEANVTIASPEEGASVAAGNVTVSVNVTNFTLVEPTGQPNAPGEGHLHYYLDAVVPTNASAPAIPETGGYVVSTNTSYTWENVTPGAHNLSVQLVNNDHTPLIPLVFDMVNVTVGGVTPTPTVNVTPTPTVNVTPTPTVNVTPTPTVNVTPTPTVNVTPTPTVNVTPTPTVNVTPTPTVNVTPTPTVNVTDEIIAGLSGEENLTTFTEVLNKSTVDLRLDANGTYIVCAPTNVAFDSLGNETLSAIVNDTALLDSVLEYHIIEGNYTLDELVMMCQNATDGKISLPTVEGSDVNVSFTDGGQLVINNVAVVTQIKITNNIIVYVISGVLIPPGAPIPTPTPTPSPTMNVTPTPTMNVTPTPTMNVTPTPTTNVTPTPTTNVTPTPTMNVTPTPTTNVTPTPTMNVTPTPTVNVTPTPTTNVTPTPPPAEGIDLQLYTGWNFVSIPRPLSEGNNTAIDVFGEVDTGGRPIYTHSPEAGFEPLDANATLEVLEGYWVYSNESTTVRLNLSTDPVATPASKALAPGWNAIGYSDLTPSTANETLASVEGNWVYVVGYDAQNQSYRPALINDQMGARGENQKLFPTEGYWLFVREDGTLAAISA
- a CDS encoding DUF2795 domain-containing protein, with the protein product MPEERPSVRGGQASAAQAASVEALSASAFQKYLHGIDYPAGKQDLINHARKNNAPSAVIQVLEMFEDKTFHSAADVSQEFGRVK
- a CDS encoding class I SAM-dependent methyltransferase, which codes for MDSTQKALYARSLPLGEDFTVLDFGCGNGRWALWFAPQVDRVVGVDLSPEMVRAARGFTSDQGIENVDFVVLDDKTPPFPENSFDVVNCVWVLKYILSDAEAATTIAELSRATKPGGYVALIEQVNRSRDLFVENEGYFQGQALYRTPEFYIDAFGECGMRLRHHAITNASPLFWAYSRLRRLIGAPPGTGPPRRITAVSVHGDLLAGRVMRFRSGHHFFLFQKQEEPVNYGR